From the genome of Thermoanaerobaculia bacterium:
CGGGTCGAGCGCGCACGAGGGATAGAGGTACCGGGCGACGAATAGCTGGTCCGACGGGAGAGAGCGGGCGAGGACGACGAGCCGGCCCGCGCCGTCGAACGCCAGGTCGAAGCCGTCGTGGCCGGTGCCCCCGGGCAGGCTGACTGCGCAGGCGCTCCCCTGGGTCGAGTCGCCGACCGCCCGCCAGGTGAGGATCCGGACCGTGTCGAAGTCGCGCCCGTTGGCGAGGTAGACCAACCGGCCGTCGGGGGCGACGACGAGGCCGGCGAGGTTCAGGGAGAGATTCGGGTCGGTGTAGATCCGCAGGCCGTCGGACCAGAAGGAGGGGTCGTTCGAGCCCTGGACGACGGCGGCGGCAGAATCCGCACCGCTGAGGAGGAGGAGCAGCGCAGGAAGCAGGGCGAGGCGCAGGCGGCGAGCGGACATCGGAATCCTCCGGACGGGTGGTCGATCCCCAGAACGATGGAATCCGCAGAGCGGGGCCAGGAGGGAGCCGTCAGGGCAAATGGCTCGGGACGACAGACAGCAGACTTCGGGTGCACCCCGATTCGATCAGGCCGACCTCCACCAGACCTCTTCGAGGGCCGGTTCGTGCCGCGGAACCGGGAGGATGCCGAGCCGCAGGAGCTCCGCCGCCGCGGCCTCCGCGGCGCGCGGCAGCGCCGCACGGACCTCGGGCGAGAGCTCGGTGCCGAGCTCGATCTGCTTCGGCACGATGCCGATGAGCAGAACCTCGCGCGGTGCTTCGCCGAAGAACTCGGCGGTGAGCAGCGCCTCCCGGAGGCCCGGATCGTGGGGGGAGAGACGGGGATTCAAAAGGGGGGCGGCGAGGATCTCGCTGCGCGTCAAGCACCGGACGGTGCCCGGCGGCGACTGCACACGGAGCGCGTCGAAGACGATCAACGCGTCGTAGCCGCCGATTTGGTGGGCGAGTTCAGGGCCGGGGGTGCCGATGTCGAGCAGTTCGACGTCGTCGGGCAGCTCGTAGAGTGACGCGAAGGTGGCGAGGGCCGAGGGACCCACGCCGTCGTCGCGCATCAGGATGCAGCCCATCCCCAGCACCAGGGTGCGCACGGTGGCGCTCCCCTCCTCGTCCGCCCCCGACAACCTCAACCTCCGAGCACCTTGACCGTCGCCGTCTCGTTGCCCTCGGGATCGAAGGCGTGGATGGCGCAGGCCAGGCAGGGATCGAAGGAATGGATGGTGCGCACGACCTCGAGCGGACGCTCGCTGTCGGCGATCGGATTGCCGACCAGCGAGGCCTCGTACGGTCCCAGCTGGCCCTGCGAGTCGCGCGGCCCGGCGTTCCAGGTCGAGGGCACGACCGCCTGGTAGTTGGCGATCCGGCCGTCGCGGATCACCACCCAGTGCGAGAGCGTGCCGCGCGGCGCCTCGTGGAAGCCGAATCCCTTCACCTCGCCCTTGGGGAACTCGGGCTTGTTCCAGATGGTGAGGTCGCCCTTGGCGATGTTGCCGACCAGCAGGCCCCAGTGTTTGAGGGAGAGCTCGGCGAGCACCGCGCAACGGATGGCGCGGGCGAGATGACGACCGAGCGTCGAGTGCAGCGCCGCGAGCGGAATCTGGACCTTGGCGATCGACGAGGCGAGGGCGACCGACTCGTTGACCTTCTTGGTGATGAGCTCGTGACCCGAGGCATAGCCCATCAGGATCTGGGCGAGCGGCCCGACCTGCATCGCCTTGCCTTCGAAGCGCGGCGCCTTCACCCAGGAGTACTTGCCGTCGTCCTGGAAGTCGGTGTACTCCGGCTTGGGCATCTCCTCGTCCCAGGGGTGCTTCTGCCAGTCGCCTTCGTACCAGGCGTGGGCGACCGACTCTTCGACCTTGGCCTGGAAGAGCGGGTCGTCGAAGCGTTCGATCGGCCGGAAGGACTTGAGGTCGCCGCCCATGATGACGCCGCCCGGGAGGTCGAACTCGGTGCCCTTGCTGTCGAGCGGCAGGTCGGGCACGGCCATGTAGTTGGTCACCCCGGCGCCGTAGCCCAGCCACTCGGGATACATCGAACCGATGGCGATGACGTCCGGAAGGTAGACCTGATCGATGAAGGTCTTGACCTCCTCGAGTGTGTCCTTGATGAAGTAGAGCTTCTCCATGTTGAGCGTCGCGTCGTTGTCGAGGTTGATCGCGTTCGCGACGCCGCCGACGGCGAGATTCTGGATGTTCGGCGTCTTGCTGCCGAGGATGGCGACGACCTTGTTCGCCTTGCGCTGGTAGTCGAGCGCCTGCAGGTAGTGCGAGACGGCGAGGAGGTTGACCTCCGGCGGCAGGTGCATCGCCGGGTGCCCCCAGTAGCCGTTGGTGAAGATGCCGAGCTGGCCCGAGGCGATGAGCCCTTCGAGCTTCGCCTTGACCGCCGCGAGCTCGCGGGTGCTGTTGTGCGGCCAGGGCGAGAGCGACTCGGCGAGCGCCGAGGCCTTCGCCGGGTCGGCCTTGAGCGCCGAAGTGACGTCCACCCAGTCGAGCGCCGACAGGTGGTAGAAGTGGACGATGTGATCGTGCAGCGCATGGGCGCAGAGGATGAGGTTGCGGATGTACTGCGCGTTCATCGGAATCTCGAGGCCGATGGCGTTCTCCACCGCGCGCACCGAAGTGATGGCGTGGACGGTGGTGCAGACGCCGCAGATCCTCTGGGCGAAGAGCCAGGCCTCGCGCGGATCGCGCCCCTCGAGGATGAGCTCGATGCCGCGGAACATCTGGCCGGAAGACCAGGACTTGGTGACCCTGCCGCCGTCCACCTCGACGTCGATGCGCAGGTGTCCTTCGATACGCGTGATCGGGTCGACAACGATGCGCTTGGACATGATCTGGAGGCTCCTAGGATCGGCGGGTCGCGGCGGCAGTGCGGCCACCGAGGATGGGGAAGGTCTTGACGGCCCAGAGGTAGATCGCGAGCTCCGCGGCGACGAAGCCGAGAGTGATCAGGAGCTCGGGTATCGCCGGGAAGTAGCTGTAGTGCTCGCCCGGGTTGAACGCGACGAGATAGGTGTTGAGGCGAAAGCCCGTGCCCGCGAGGATGAGCAGGATCCCCGCCCGCACCTGCCAGACCGGATCGGCGCGCCGCGTGGCGGACATCAGAATGGCGGCGGCGGCCAGATGCATCGCGAGCTCGGCGACGAAGACCGCGCCCAGGGTCGAGGC
Proteins encoded in this window:
- a CDS encoding hydrogenase maturation protease; this encodes MSGADEEGSATVRTLVLGMGCILMRDDGVGPSALATFASLYELPDDVELLDIGTPGPELAHQIGGYDALIVFDALRVQSPPGTVRCLTRSEILAAPLLNPRLSPHDPGLREALLTAEFFGEAPREVLLIGIVPKQIELGTELSPEVRAALPRAAEAAAAELLRLGILPVPRHEPALEEVWWRSA
- a CDS encoding nickel-dependent hydrogenase large subunit → MSKRIVVDPITRIEGHLRIDVEVDGGRVTKSWSSGQMFRGIELILEGRDPREAWLFAQRICGVCTTVHAITSVRAVENAIGLEIPMNAQYIRNLILCAHALHDHIVHFYHLSALDWVDVTSALKADPAKASALAESLSPWPHNSTRELAAVKAKLEGLIASGQLGIFTNGYWGHPAMHLPPEVNLLAVSHYLQALDYQRKANKVVAILGSKTPNIQNLAVGGVANAINLDNDATLNMEKLYFIKDTLEEVKTFIDQVYLPDVIAIGSMYPEWLGYGAGVTNYMAVPDLPLDSKGTEFDLPGGVIMGGDLKSFRPIERFDDPLFQAKVEESVAHAWYEGDWQKHPWDEEMPKPEYTDFQDDGKYSWVKAPRFEGKAMQVGPLAQILMGYASGHELITKKVNESVALASSIAKVQIPLAALHSTLGRHLARAIRCAVLAELSLKHWGLLVGNIAKGDLTIWNKPEFPKGEVKGFGFHEAPRGTLSHWVVIRDGRIANYQAVVPSTWNAGPRDSQGQLGPYEASLVGNPIADSERPLEVVRTIHSFDPCLACAIHAFDPEGNETATVKVLGG